The Acidobacteriota bacterium genome contains the following window.
GACGACGAAGAGGACGGCGAAGATAGCGACGACGAGGGCGGTGATGACGGCGAAGACGAAGACGGCAACGGCGGCTCCGACAAAGACAAGCCCAAGCCCTGGGTCATCGACCGCCTGCAATTCAAGCGCGACTACGCCGGCTATCTGGACCGGCGCCGCAGCCACTACTACGTCTTCGAGGTGGAGAGCAAGGAACTGCGCCAGATCACCTCGGGCGACTACGACGATGGAGGCGGCGCGTGGAGTCCCGACGGCAAGCTGGTGGCCTTCGTCTCCAACCGCACCGAAGAACCCGACGGCAACTCCAACAGCGATATCTGGATCGTGGCCGCCGACAACACCGACAAGGGCAAGACCCTCAAGCGGATCACCGACAATCCCGGTTCCGACGGCTCTCCCTCCTGGAGTCCCGACGGCGAGTGGATCGCCTACAACACCACCCTGGAACCCGACATCATCTGGTACGCTACCGGCCACCTGGCGGTGGCCCCCGTTGAGGGAGGCGAGCCGCGCATCCTCACCCGTGAGCTCGACCGCAACTGCTACAATCCCACCTTCGCGCCCGACGGCTCGGGACTCTACTGCCAGCTCGAAGACAGTGCCGAATGGCACCTGGCCAGATTCGACCCGCAAACTGGAGCGATGAGCCGTCCCGTGGAAGGCCCTCACGAACTGGGTTCGCTGCACATCAACCGCCAGGGACGCATGGCCATGATAATCAGCAAGCCGGCCCTGCCCGGCGAGGTCTTCCTGCACGACGCCGAGGGGACGCGCCAGCTCACCCAGGCCAACGCCGAACTGCTCGACAAGCTGCAACTGAGCGAACCCCGCAACGTCACCTTCAACAGCGCCGACGGCACCGAGATCGAAGGCTTCGTTTACCCTCCCATCGGATTCGACGAAACGCTGCGCTACCCCACCTTGCTGCGCATCCACGGCGGCCCCGTGGCCCAGTACGACTTCGGATTCAGCTTCGAATCCCAGCTCTTCGCCGCCCACGGATACCTGGTGGTGCAATGCAATCCGCGCGGGTCGTCCGGCTATGGACAGGACTTCTCCTACGCCATCTGGCGCGACTGGGGCAACAAGGACTTCCAGGACGTGATGGCCGCCGTCGACTACGCCATCGAGCAGGGCTGGGCCGATCCCGAGCGGCTGGGCGTGGGCGGATGGTCCTACGGCGGCATTCTCACCAACTACGTCATCACCCAGACCGACCGCTTCGAAGCCGCCATCACGGGGGCCAGCGAGGTGCTCTACATCTCCAACTACGGCCACGACCACTATCAGCTCCAGTGGGAAAAGGAGCTGGGCTTGCCCTGGGAGGACCGTGAAGCCTGGGAGCGCATCTCGCCTTTCAACAAGGTCACCGAGATCACCACGCCCACCCTGATCATGGGCGGCGAAAAAGACTGGAACGTGCCCATCCTCAACTCCGAGCAGCTCTACCAGGCCCTCAAGCGCCTGGGACGCACCACCCAGTTGGTGGTCTATCCCGGCCAGCACCACGGCATCCGCCTGCCCACCTTCGTCAAAGACCGCTGGCAACGCTACCTCGACTGGTACGACAAGTACGTCAAAGGAGAATAGCCCGCCCCATGAGCCCGGGGTTCCAGGGAGATCGGGCGGCGTGACGCTGGACGAAGTGGCTCAGCGCGGACCTGCCTTCCCCGACTTCAGCGGGCCTTGACGGCGTAGAGGTGGTTTTCGCCGCGGATGTAGACGGTGCCGTCGGCGATGGCCAGGGAAGCCCAAACCGCTTCGCCGATTTCATTGCTGGAAACCACCTCGAAATCCCGGCCGGCCGTGAAGACGTGGGTGCGCCCGTCGATGGTGGTGGCGAGGATCTTGCCGTCGGCGGCCACCAGTGAAGAGGCGACGCGGCCTTCCTGGGGCAGGCGTTCCTGATAGACGACCTCTCCATCGGCGGCGGCGAGGGCGGTGATCTGTCCCCGGTCGTTGATGAGGTAGAAGAGGCCCTGGTAGTAGATGGGCGAGGGGACGTAGGCGGCCCCTTTGTCGTATTTCCAGGCGACGCGGGGGTCTTGGCCCTCCTCGGTCTGCTCGCCGGCCTCCCCCAGGCGGACGGCCAACACCCGCTTGGCGGCCGACCCGGCCGAGACGAAGACCAGCTCGCCGTCGCTGACGGGCGAAGGAATGGCATTGCTCTCCACGCCCTCGGTGCGCCACAGCTCGCTTCCGTCCTCAGGGTTGTAGGAAACGACATGCTCGGAACCCGACACCACCAGTTGAGCGCCCGCCGCAGTGCTCTCTACCAGCAGGGGCGTGGCCCAGGTCACGCGGATGTCGCGGTCCACCCGCCACAGTTCCTTCCCGCTGCGCTTGTCCACGGCCACCAGGAAAGAATCCTTGCCGTCGAACTCCTGATCGCACACCAGCAGCAGCGTGTCCTTGTAGAGGACGGGAGAAGTCCCGGCCCCCATGCCCACCGTGCCGATGGTTCCAAGGTCGGTCTTCCACCTGAGGTTGCCCTGGAAATCATAGGCATAGAGCCCTTCCGCTCCGAAGTAGGCCCACACCGAATCTCCGTCGGTGACGGGGGTGGGCGAAGCGTAGCTGCCGGCTTCGTGGATGTAGTCGTAAACGGGTCCCTGGTAGGCGGTCTTTTCCCACAACACCTTGCCGCTTGAACGGTCCAGACAGAGAAGCTTCAGCGTCCAGGCGTGGTCGGCTCCGTCCCACTGCGGATGGACAAATTCTTCTCCGTTGAGCAGGTGCTTTGGGGGATTGGCATCTTCCAGTTTTTCGCCCCGCAAGGCCGTGGTGAGGAAGATCCGCTGGCCCCACACGATGGGCGAGGAGTGGCCCTTGCCCTCGATCGGCGTCTTCCAGAGGACGTTGTTTTCGGGCCCCCATTGCAGGGTCAGGCCGCTTTCGGAGGAGATGCCGCTGCCGTCCGCTCCCCGCCATCCCGGCCAGTGATTGTTCTCGGCTTGCAGGCAGGCCCAGGACAAGACCCAGGCTGCAACAAAGTAAGTTCCGTAGCGCGCTCTTCGCTCATTCATGTTCGATTGTCTCCGCGAGCAGTCCTTGCCGGATGGCGACCTATCGTCCTGATTCAGGGGGTGGATGGTTTTCAGACGTTAATGACCGTCCCGCGTTCCTTTTCTTGGGGCGGACTTGGGCTTCTCTCCGCTCGAGGACTTCCCCGGACGAATCTTGCTGAGTTTGCGGTAGAGGGTCCGCTCGCTGATTCCCAGGCGCTTGGCCAGCTCGCGGTTGTCTCCCGGGAAGTGTTCAGCGACCCGCCTCAAGTAGCGCTTCTCGGCCTCCGCCAGGGGCATGATGGTCTGTCCGTCCACCTGGGCTGGAGCCGGGGAAGGGGAGGCGTCTTCGGCTTCCCGGCATTTGCCGGGGAGGTGTGCGGGGAGGATGATTCCGCCCTCGGCCAGCAGGTAGGCCCTTTGCAGAATGTTGAGCAGTTCACGCACATTGCCCGGAAAGGCGTAGCGCCTGAGTGCCGCGAGCGTGCGGGGATGAAGCTGCAGCGGCTCGGGCGCTTGCAGGCGTCGGGCGATGCAATCGGCCAGCAGCGGTATGTCCTCCAGCCGCTCTCTGAGAGGTGGAAGGCGGATGGGGAAGACGCTGATGCGATAGTAAAGGTCCTTGCGAAAGGCTCCTTCGTCCACCAGCGCGCCCAGATCTCTTTGGGTGGCGCAGATCAGGCGGAAGTCGCTGCGCTGCCGGTCTGAGCCGCCCATGCGCCAGTAGCACCCGCTTTCAAGCAGTCGCAGCAGCTTGATTTGAAGCCGCGGCGCGATATCGCTGACGTCGTCGAGAAAAAGGGTGCCGCCGTGAGCCGCTTCAATCCACCCGCGACGCTCGCCCGTCAGCCAACTGGGAGATCCCCGCTCGCGCCCGAAGAGCTGACTTGCAAGCCGAGACTGCGGCAGCGAGGAGCAGTCGGCGGGCACGAAAGGCCCGTCATGGCGGGGACCGAGGCGATGGATGGTCTTGGCTACAAGCTTCTTGCCCGTTCCCGGCTCGCCCGCCAAAAGGACGACGATGTTGCGTCCCGCGACCTTCTCGATCAGATCGAGAAGGCGGGCGAAGGCGGGACCTCCTCCCACCAGGCGTTCTTCACCGGTTTCCAACTCGGCATCCGCTACCGGATGGATGCGCTCCAGGAAGGATCGCACGACACCGTCGTCATCTACCAGCGGACGCGTGATGACGTCCTCTCGATGCGGGCCCTGGGGCGTGTAGCGGACGTGCACTACCCGGCAGCTCTCGCCCGATTCCAGGCACTCGGCCAGGGGGCAGGGTTCTCCTGAGAGGGGACAGGGCGCGGCGTATCCGTGGAAGACCTCGTAGCAGAAGCGCCCCTTCACCGGGCCTCCCCCACCGAAGGTCCGCAGATAGGCATGGTTGGCGGCCAGGATCCGGTAATCCTCTCCCAGCACGGCGGCCGGGTCTTCCAGGCAGTCCAGGATCGTCGAAGGCTGCAGCTTCCGCGAAGAAGCCATCGGCACCTCCTTTCACGCTGAGAGAGCCTGCTCGAAAGCGCAGCGGCACACCTTCTTACTTACCTCGATGCAACTCTCAGGCCAGTGATCGAGGGTCGATCAGGGCGCCAGAAGGATCCATTTCGGGGCATAGCCCGCTCTTCAGCGCCATATGCCCGCTCAGGCCCGGTGGAGGCTGACCGGCGAGCGGCTGACGGCCAGGGCCGGCAAAATTGTCGAGATCAGAGCCGCCATCAGCAGCAGCACGGGGATGGTCAAGAAGGTGATGGGGTCGAGGGGAGAGAGTCCGGTCCAGAAGCCGCGCAGGGCGTGGGAAAGGGCTGAGGCTCCGGCCAGTCCCAGTACCAGCCCCGCCACCGCGGCGGTCAGCGACTGACGCAGAATCAGGGAGAGGACGTCACGAGGACGAGCCCCCAGGCTGATGCGGATGGCGAGCTCGCGGCGGCGTGCCGTGACCGACTGTGCAGCGGTCCCGTAGAGTCCCACGGCCACCAGCAGCAGTCCCAGCAGCCCCAGTCCTCCTGCCACCGCGGCCGCCAGGCGCTGGGGAAGAAGGGCCCTGTCCAGTTCGCGGGAAAGGGGCGTGATCTGGCGCAAGGGCAGGTCGGGCGCCAGCCCTTGCACGAGTTGGCCCAGGAGAGCCGGCGTCTCGCCGTCTGATCGCTGGGTGGCGGCCAGCAGGGCCATCTGTGTGCGCGGGTGCTGACTGAGCGGCAGGTAGAGGTAAGGCGAGGGCGGGGCGTCCAGCGAGCGCACCTTGCTGTCGGCGGCGATGCCGACGATGGTGATGCGCCGCTGCTCCTGTCCTTCCCGGTTGAGACGCAGGCTGCGCCCCAGCGCGTCGCCTCCCGGCCAGAAGCGCCGGGCGAAGGCCTCGCTGACCACCGCCACCGCCTGGCTCTGGGGTCCGTCCGAGTCGCGGAAGGACCGGCCCCGCAGAATGGGAATGGACAAGGTTGAGAAATAGTCCTCCGAGACGATGCTGTGTTCGATGGGCCAGTCCTGGCGCTGTGCCGGGGGGAGATGGCCTTCTATGATCAGGGGCGCGGGGTTGGAGAAGATGCGGGCGCCCATTCCCAGCGGCACGCGGTTGGTCAAGGTGGCCTTGCGAAAGTGGCCGCTGGCCACGGTTTGCTCTCGGATGCGCTGGATGAGTTGCGTGGCCTCTTCGCCGCGCACTCCCGCCAGCGATGGATTGAGGCCTACTTGCAGCACCCCTTGCGTCCTGAACCCGGGGTCGGCGGCCGAGGCCTCCTGGAGGGTTCGCAGAAAGAGTCCCGCGGTGATCAGCACCATCAGGCTGAAGGCGATCTGCAAGGAAACTGAAATCCGGTGCAGGCGCGAGCCGGCGGCGCTGCGCTGGTCGCCCCGGCGCAGGCTCTCGGCCAGGCGAAAGCGGTCGGCCCGCAGGGTGGGCAGGATTCCCAGCGCCAGCGTTGCCAAAACGGCCAATCCCAGGGTGAAGGCCCAGGTCGCCGGGCCCAGCTCGATGTGCAGCGAGAGGCTGGGATCGATCACCGAAAGGGCCGAAGGCACCTGGGCCACCGCCAGCCGCGCCAGCAGCATGCCCAGTCCTGCCGCCGAAAGGCCCAGCAGCAGAGCTTCGCAGCTTTGCAGCCTGAGCAGGCGGGTGCGGCGGGCTCCCAGCGCCAGGCGCAGAGCCAGTTCGGGACGCCTCTGCAGCAAGCGGGCCAGGTAGACGTTGGCCAAGTTGGCGCAAGCGATCGCCAACACCATCAGTCCGACCGCCAGCAGGAAGGAGAGGAAGAGCACCAGTCCGCTGCGGAAGTCCTCGTCGTGACCGGTCACGGAGGAGAGGCTGATCTCCAGTCCGCGGTTGATTTCGGGATGGCTCTCGCTCAAGCTGCGGGCCACCCGGCGCATGTCTTCTCGGGCCTGGGCAAGGGGGACGTCCGGGCGCAGACGCCCGATGGTCTCCACCCATCCGCCGCGCCGCTGCTCAAGCGGGGGCAGTCCTGCTATGGAGCCGTGGGAGGCGGGCAGGAAGACGTCGAAATTGAAGCCCACGAAGGTGCCCTGGAATCCCGGCGGACCGATGCCGATGATGCTGAAGGGACGGCTGTTGAGCAGCACGCTTTGGCCCAGGATGTCCTCGGAGGCTCCGAAACGGGTGGTCCACAGGCGGTGACTGATGACGGCCACCGGGGCCCGCCCCTGCTCGTCTTGCGGATTGATGAGGCGTCCTCTGAAGGGCTTCGAACCCAGCAGGGAAAAGTAGTTGCCGGTCACCAGTTGGGCAGGTACCACCTCGGGACGCTCTCCGCTTCGCAGGCTGAGGAAGAGTCCGTGGAAGCCGGCCAGGTCTTCGAGCGCACGGCTTTGGCTGCGCAGATCCTGGAAGTTGGGATAAGAAATCAATCCCGTAGTCTCGTTGCCGCTGGCCGACCAGTCCACGTTGACCAGGCGGTCCATCCGCTCCACTCCCGGCAGGGGACGCCAGAAGACGGCCTCGATCAGACTGAAGACGGTCACCGATGCCCCTGTTCCCAGCCCCAGCGAGAAGACCGCCGCCAGCGTAAACAACGGCCGGGCTGAGAGCCTGCGAAAGGCCAGTCTGAAGTCGGTGGCAAGCCCGTTGAGGTGCTGGGTCAGGGCCAGCCGCAGCATAGCTGTCAGTGCGGGCCACTGCAGGCGTGTGTTGTGCTCCTCTTCCTGGCGATGGTGGATTTCCTCTATTTCCTCTCCAAATTCCTCCCGGAAATCGCGCGGCAGCAACGTCATCAGGCGGCCGAACAGTCCATCTTTCTTCATGCCGGCCCTCCCTCGGCCACAGGCAGAAGCTGTTTGCCGCGGGCCAGCTTGACGGCCTCTTGCAGGCGCCGGGCTTCGGCTTGGGCGACCTGGCGGCCCTGCTCGGTGAGGCGGTAATACTTGCGCCGCCGGTCGTCCCAGCGCTGGGGAGGACGCTGCTCCGATTCGGCGATCCACTCCTGCTCCAAAAGGCGCTTGATGATCCCGTAGAGCGTCCCCGGAGACATGCTGACCCGCCCTTCGGTCAGATCTTCCACTTCTTTGAGAATGCCCCATCCATGCTTGTCGCCGTCAGCCAGCGCCGCCAGCAGGTAAAAGACGGGTTCGGTGAGGGGCAGGTGCCGGTCCATCCCTTTTTGCATCGTGTCCCGATATAGTACATCGGACTACGATGCATTGGCAAGAAAAATCCCCCGGCGCTGCTTCGGGGCTTTGCCTGGAGGCTATGTTGTGTTAGACGCCTGTGGTCAGTTTTCCGGCGATTCGGATGGCATCGTCCACGAAGCCGATGGCTTTGGTGATGTTCTGGGCGGTCTGCACGTTCTTCTTGATCTCTGCAACCGACTTCTTGAGGCCCTTGACGGCGTCTTGAAGGTCGCCTTGCAGTTTCTGGGCCTGGTCGAGCCAATCCTGCATCGACTTCTTCAGCAGCTCATCGATCTGATCCTGCAACTCGTCGCACTTCTGCTGCAGCTTTTCGGCCTCATCGTTCTTGCCCTTGAGGCGGAGCTGGAAGATGAGGTTTCCGGCGGTCTGTTTCTGCTCCAGCAGCAGCAGCACGGGCCGGGGCTTATCGCCGGACGGGGAGGCGTCGTTGGGAGGCATGATGGTTCCTTTCTTGCTCTGCAAGGGCTACTGGCTATCGTCCTTGGCTTGCTTAGAGAGGCGGTCGGCCACCTGTTGGGCGGCCTCTGCGCTTTGCTTGGCCTCGGTTGCGGTTTGACGAAGTTGCCGGGCGGCGTCGGCTAGCTGTTGGGCCGTTTTTTCGGCGGCCTCCGCGGCGGCCTGTTTCTGGCTGTCGTCGGGGCTGAGGTTGGCCTCGCCCCGCAACAACTCGGCTTGCTGTTGAGCCAATGCGGCCTTGGATTCGGCCGTGGAGGCCCGCGAGTCCGCCAGCGAGGCCCGGACCTGGGCTTGCTGGGCCAACTGCTGAGCCACAGTGGCCTGGTTTTCGCGCACTGAGCGGTCGTAGAGCTTCTCCAGCGATTGGGCCCGGTCGATGATGAGGCTGATGGCCTCCAGTCCTGACTTTGGGTTCTTGGCGGCCTCGATGAGCCCGTTGTGGCTGGCCGGGATGGCCGAGAAGGAATCGCGCAGCGACTTCAGGACCTCAAGTTGGGCAATGTGTTCCTCGTCAAGCTTGATCAATTGCTGCAAGGCCGAAGTGACCTGCGACGATCCGGCGCCTGCCTCCACGATCTTGTTGAGTTGATCTTGGGCCTTGGCGTCGTATTCGGTCCAAGCCAGATCGGCGGCGATTTTGGTGGCCTCCACCAGATGCCGGGCGTAGGCCTCGACCGTCGGCTGGTTCTCCCTCAGTCCGCGCACCAGGGCCTTTTTACGCTTCGATTCCAGGTACTGCTTGAAGATGGCGGTAGCGGCGGTGGAGATCAGTCCCACGCTGCGCGCGGCGCCGGAGCCGTCGCTTCCCGAGATGGCCGTGACGGCGCTGATGGCGCTGGAGTTGATGTCGCTGGCCAACTGATCGAATTGCTGGGGGGAAAGCAGATCGGGCGAAGCCAGTTGCAGGAGCGCTTTTCCATAGTCAGCCAGGACCCCGGTGGCGTCCACTACGCCCGTGTGGAAGCGTTTGGCCGTCAGGAACATGGGGGTGTTGTCGGTCTTGTAGGTAAAGGGATTGGAGGGATCGACGAGTAGCCTCAGGTCGGTGGCCTGTGAGGGGTCCTGGGTGGCCTCGGTCAGAAACCGGCTCTCGGCGTCCTCGGGGCCCACCTGAAGGGCCTGGTCGACCCCGCTTTGCAGCGCTTGGGTCGACTTGGCGAATTGCTCAAAGGGTCCGCTGCGCACCGATGCGCAGCCGGCCGAGAGCATGAGAAGAAGGCAGAAGGCGAGAAAGAGCAGGGCCTTTCCCGTCGGGTGCGTTGCGGGCTCTTGAGGCGTCACGGCAGCACTCCTGAGGATAAGATTCAGACGGTGATTCTGAATACGCGGGAAATAATGTTATCGAGAAGTATATTGCAGCTTTCTTAAGGCGTCAATATCTGTCGTGGACAGTTTACAACCGGCTTCCGGACTGTGGGGAGGGCTTCAAGAGGTGCAACGGGCTCCGTCTTCCTTGAGCAGGGCGGCCAGGGTTTCGAGGAAGAAGTCGACGTCATCCCGCATGACGCAAAGGGGCGGACGCAGCTTGAGGACGTTGTGCTCAGTGCCGTCGATTCCCGTCAGCACGCCGCATTCGCGAAGGCGGTCGGCTAGATACGAGGCCTGGGCGGCCCCGGGGGTGAGCTGGACGGGGTCGTCCACCAGCTCGATTCCCTGGAAGAGCCCCATTCCGCGCACGTCTCCCAGCACTGGAAAGTCCCTCTGCAGGCGGCCCAGGCCTTTCTGCAGGTGTTCTCCCAGGCGGCGGGCATGAGTCTGCAGGTTTTCGTCTTCGATGACGCTGAGAACCTCCTGGGCGATGGCGCAGGAGACGGTGTTTCCGCCGTAGGTGGAAAAGAATTCCATGCCGCTGTCGAAGGAGGCGGCGATTTGGGGGGTGGTGATCACGGCGGCCAGCGGATGTCCGGCGGCGATGGGCTTGCCCAGCGCCACGATGTCGGGGATCACGTCCTGGGTCTGGAAGCCCCAGAAGTGGGTCCCCACCCGCCCGAAGCCGACCTGGACTTCATCGGCGATGCACAGTCCGCCGGCGGCCCGTACCAGGCGGTAGGCCTCCTTGAGGTATCCCTGGGGCAGCACGATCTGGCCTCCGCAACTGGGGATCGATTCCATCATGAATCCGCACAAGCCTCGCCCCTCCCGGCGCAGACCTTGCAGGAGGGGTTTGAACAAGGCCGCGTAGCGTAGCCCCATCGCGGGGTCATCGCGGTCTCCGCGGTAGCTTCCCCGGAAGGTGTCGGGCAGGGGCACTTTGTGGACCCAATCGGGCAAGCCCCGTCCGCCAGGCCCTTCGGCCTTGTAGGGGCTGATGTCGATGAGGGTGGTGGTGTGTCCATGATAGGCGCCCTCGGAGACGATCAGGTCGCGGTGTCCGCTGTGGGCGCGGGCCAGGCGCAGGGCCAGCTCGGTGGCCTCGCTTCCCGATGCGGTGAAGTAGCAGACCTTGAGCGGGTCGGGGAAGGTGGCGGTGAGCCGCTCGGCGTAGCGGACGTTGGTTTCGTTGAGATAGCGGGTGTTGGTATTGAGAAGCTTCATCTGGCGCCTTCCCGCCTCCACCACCCGGGGATGGCAGTGTCCCACGTGGGGGACGTTGTTGTAGACGTCGAGATAACGCCGTCCCTGGGCGTCGTAGAGGTACTGGCCCGCTCCCCTGACGATATGCAGGGGACGGCTGTAGGCCAGGCTCAGGTTGGGTCCCAGGTGGGATCGGCGGCGTTTCAGCAAGTCCCGCCAGTCCGCTGGTTGGGAAGGCTCGAGGCCGGGGATGGCGAGGATGAGGTTGGGGTCGGGGCAGATCGACATCCAGGCCTCCCGCTGAGAAGGATAGGACAGGCCGTCGTTCCATGGGCGGGGGCGTGGGCGAAGGTCTTGACCGGCCCAGAGGTCCAGAAAGAGCTGCACTTGAATGCGGCCGGACGGTCCCACTTGACCGAGCCGACTCCCGCTCGCCACGGTTTCTCCGACCTGCCGCCGCGGCCTCTCCAGTCCCCGGTAGAGGGAGAAGAAACGGTCACCCGCCGGGCTGTGATGACTCAGGACGAGAGGGCCGTCGCTCTCTTCCAGGCGTCCCTCCAGGGGGGCTTGCACGGGTGTCGCGGGCGGGGCCAGGACGTCCAGGCCGAGGCGGACGGTAGGCCACTCACGTCCTTGCTCGGATTGGCGGGATGGGTGCTCCTCCAGGGCTGGACGCGCTTGGCCGTAGCCGCCTGCCCCCGCCCCCGTTTCGTCCCCGGCGACGCCCACGGCGGCGGCCATGCGCCAGTCCTGGGGACGGGGCTGCCAGGACTCGATCAGCGGACTGGCCACGCTCAGATCCAGCGGCTTAGCCGCGCGGACGTCGCAGCCGCCGCCCAGCAGCGGACTCATCTTGCCGGGCCGCGAGTCCAGCCACCCGGTAACGGCCTTGTGGCGCGGATGAGCAGGCAGTCCGCAGGCCGCCCGCAGCCGGCAGAGGATGACGGCCTCGTTGGCTTTGTGCAGGCGCTCCAGCACTTCCCAGGCAGGAGCTTGGCTGACGGTCAGGTAGGGGTTGTCGGGCTGGCTGCGCTGGGCCAGCGAGGAGTTGACCACGCTCACGCAGAGGCGCGTCATGACCAGGGGAAAAAGCACTTCGAGTTCTTCCTCCTGCAGGGGCAGGACGCTGTGATAGCCGGCCGCCACCTGGCAGGCGGCATGAATGGGATGGGGCTTGTCCAGGACGGCGTAAGCCAGGGCCACGGCCAGGTCGCCCACGGTGACGCTGCGCATGGCGTCGCCGAAGTCGATGAGGGCGCTGACCCGCGCCTCCATGCCGCTTCCCCGGACCAGCACGTTATAGTCGTTGGCGTCGCCATGAATGACGCTGTGACGCAAGCTCTCCAGACGGGGTTGGAGGTGGCGGAGAAAGCGCTCCAGACGATCCTCCACAAGCTGGCGCCGTTTTGCATCTGCGATGACCTCCAGGTGCTCGGCGATCCAGCCTGAACGCGCCAGGTCCCACTTCAGCCCGCGCTCCATGCCGGGGTGGGAGAAGCCGGCCAGAGCGCGGTCCGTGCCGGCCACGACTGCTCCCAGGCTGAAAAGCAGGTCATCGCGGTGGGGACGCACCTCGACCAGCAGGCGTCCCGGCAGGAAATCGAGCAGGCGCACCAGCCGCGGACGGCCCTGCCGGTCGGTTGTGCGGCCCCACGGACGCCCTTGGCGGGTAGAGTGGATCCGCTGCACTTCCAGGCCTTCGCCGTGGTCTTGCAGATGCTCCATGACGGCGCTCTGGAACTCGATGGCCTCGGGGTCCTCCTGGGGCGGCGAGATCTTGAGCAGGAGCTTTCCGCCTTGCTCGCCCCGCAGGCGGAAGTTGTCGTCCCTTTCCCCCGCCAAAGGCTCGGCGACGGCTTCGACTCCATAAAGATCCCCGGCCACCTCCCGGGCCCATCTCGAGCGCTCGTCCATGGCTGCATCATCGCCAATCAAGATCCGGGACGCAATCTCCCTGGCGGCGCCAGCCTCTTTCTCTCCTCCTCCAGCAAGGGAAGGAGATGGGGCTTGAGGGCCTGGAGGAAGGACCGATGTCCGGCGGGGTTCCAATGCATGTCGCCTCCGGGCAAGTAGAGGTCCCGGCCCCAGGTGCGGTGTATCTCGCCCATGGTCTCGGTGGGGTCGATGCAGAGCAGCCCTAGGCGCCGGCATTCCTGCAGGATGCGCCGATTGGGCAATTCGAGGTCGAAGTGCTCCTGGCGCAGCCCGTACCTGGCCACCGTTGGGGGCCAATCGAGGCGGCGCTGAACCTGAAAGCGTTGCGGCGCCAGCACGACGACCAAGCGGACCGACGACTGCTGAAACATCTCCTGGAGCATCGACAGCACCTGAAAGTGACGTTGATAAGCGACTTCGATGGAAGGAGGAGGCTGCTTCAGGAATAGTCCCAGACCGCTGCTCGGATCGAAGAGCCGCGCCCCTGCTGGGTACCAACTTGCGATGCCTTGACGCGGCTGCCCAAACAGGCGCAGCAGGGCCCAGTCCGAGGGCTGCGGCGGAGGGTCCGGGGGCCGGAGAACGTGGGCCGGGAATTCCATCGTCTCAAGCCCGTGTGCGAATCCGATCGCTTCGGGATGGAGGGAAACGTAGTCTTGCAAGACGTCGTTGCCCAGCGTGATCTGCAACAGGACGACGTGGGGATTCCAGTCCAGCCCGTAATCGGACAGGTAGAGGTAGGCGTTGAAAGGACTTTCGGTGCAGGCCAGCAAGACCTGGGTTGGCCCTCCGCGCTTGGAGACCCATTGTTGCAGAAGATAAGAATAGGTCTGGTGTTGGCCCACCCGATAACCGGCCGCAAAGGAATCGCCCAAGGACAGGATCCGCAGCGTTGCGGGCGGGGGATGGCGTGAAAATTCGCTTTCGTTGCGGAAGCCCTGACTGTTGTTGTGCCAGAGCACGGTTCCGCCCCGGCCGTCTATGACGCGGGCCCGGAAGTCGGGCTGGAGGTAGCCTCCCGGCCCCATCCGCTCACCCTCGGCCCAAGTGTCTCCGTAGTCGGGACCTTGCTGGGCCGTCTCTCTCCATTGCCCGGCCAGCCGGGCCATCCACTCGGCTGCGGCCAGTGACAGCGCCAGCGAACAACAGAAGACAAGCCCTCGCAGAAACCAGGTTGGCGCTCGGCTCATGACTCTGCTCCAAAGGCCGCTTTCCCGCGGATAGGATAGCAGCTTAGAAAAATCTTAGGAACCGAACAG
Protein-coding sequences here:
- a CDS encoding S9 family peptidase, whose translation is MMRNLRFYVLSSILLCLLVAPAAAQKRPVTIDDYFDLKDVGSPRISPDGEWVAYTVRTTDLKKDKSETAIWMMPYGGGEAIRMTAKGNSASQPRWSPDGKYLSFLASRGEKAKTQVWTLNRMGGEAQQLTEVKEGVGSHEWSPDGKRLLLSIRDPEDKDGDDEEDGEDSDDEGGDDGEDEDGNGGSDKDKPKPWVIDRLQFKRDYAGYLDRRRSHYYVFEVESKELRQITSGDYDDGGGAWSPDGKLVAFVSNRTEEPDGNSNSDIWIVAADNTDKGKTLKRITDNPGSDGSPSWSPDGEWIAYNTTLEPDIIWYATGHLAVAPVEGGEPRILTRELDRNCYNPTFAPDGSGLYCQLEDSAEWHLARFDPQTGAMSRPVEGPHELGSLHINRQGRMAMIISKPALPGEVFLHDAEGTRQLTQANAELLDKLQLSEPRNVTFNSADGTEIEGFVYPPIGFDETLRYPTLLRIHGGPVAQYDFGFSFESQLFAAHGYLVVQCNPRGSSGYGQDFSYAIWRDWGNKDFQDVMAAVDYAIEQGWADPERLGVGGWSYGGILTNYVITQTDRFEAAITGASEVLYISNYGHDHYQLQWEKELGLPWEDREAWERISPFNKVTEITTPTLIMGGEKDWNVPILNSEQLYQALKRLGRTTQLVVYPGQHHGIRLPTFVKDRWQRYLDWYDKYVKGE
- a CDS encoding PQQ-binding-like beta-propeller repeat protein, encoding MNERRARYGTYFVAAWVLSWACLQAENNHWPGWRGADGSGISSESGLTLQWGPENNVLWKTPIEGKGHSSPIVWGQRIFLTTALRGEKLEDANPPKHLLNGEEFVHPQWDGADHAWTLKLLCLDRSSGKVLWEKTAYQGPVYDYIHEAGSYASPTPVTDGDSVWAYFGAEGLYAYDFQGNLRWKTDLGTIGTVGMGAGTSPVLYKDTLLLVCDQEFDGKDSFLVAVDKRSGKELWRVDRDIRVTWATPLLVESTAAGAQLVVSGSEHVVSYNPEDGSELWRTEGVESNAIPSPVSDGELVFVSAGSAAKRVLAVRLGEAGEQTEEGQDPRVAWKYDKGAAYVPSPIYYQGLFYLINDRGQITALAAADGEVVYQERLPQEGRVASSLVAADGKILATTIDGRTHVFTAGRDFEVVSSNEIGEAVWASLAIADGTVYIRGENHLYAVKAR
- a CDS encoding sigma 54-interacting transcriptional regulator — its product is MASSRKLQPSTILDCLEDPAAVLGEDYRILAANHAYLRTFGGGGPVKGRFCYEVFHGYAAPCPLSGEPCPLAECLESGESCRVVHVRYTPQGPHREDVITRPLVDDDGVVRSFLERIHPVADAELETGEERLVGGGPAFARLLDLIEKVAGRNIVVLLAGEPGTGKKLVAKTIHRLGPRHDGPFVPADCSSLPQSRLASQLFGRERGSPSWLTGERRGWIEAAHGGTLFLDDVSDIAPRLQIKLLRLLESGCYWRMGGSDRQRSDFRLICATQRDLGALVDEGAFRKDLYYRISVFPIRLPPLRERLEDIPLLADCIARRLQAPEPLQLHPRTLAALRRYAFPGNVRELLNILQRAYLLAEGGIILPAHLPGKCREAEDASPSPAPAQVDGQTIMPLAEAEKRYLRRVAEHFPGDNRELAKRLGISERTLYRKLSKIRPGKSSSGEKPKSAPRKGTRDGH